Proteins from a genomic interval of Phyllopteryx taeniolatus isolate TA_2022b chromosome 3, UOR_Ptae_1.2, whole genome shotgun sequence:
- the trpm6 gene encoding transient receptor potential cation channel subfamily M member 6 isoform X4, which yields MSLKSWIEETFSRRECVKFILSSRDLHRCFPVNQVCQNLIRCCCGRLMVEHLQQEAPAPTVIFPVPEQDVAEDWSLELHTTASPTDAYGTIDFQDSATRACRAKFVRLAVDSKPEALLQLMLKEWQMERPKLLLTVHGGSENFTLPPKVKQAFSKGLITAARSTGAWILTDGINTGVSKYVGEAVKTFGGHNLRKRNTIGITPWGVIDNNADLIGRDVFKPYQPLGNPLRKRAYLNGFHSHFLLVDDGTLGKYGCQEGLRKKLQKHIQLLKIHPRLKQRVPMVCVVVEGGPAIVSTVLDYVSNDPPVPVFVFEGSGRAADLFAFLHKHTDIDRQLDADIKLDFLARIGDVFGVDRKEASRLCALLLECMDHRQSITIFDSESEEQMAPDAAILTTILKGTKASAAEQLSMTLAWDRADIAQKNVLVFGQHWQVGSLEQAMLDALVMDRVSFVKLLIDNGMTMSHFLTVDRLVELYNMPQGQTDHFLHHLVEDVKQTSLALGYRLSLIDMGLVIEYLIGGAYCSTYTRKHFRTAYNGLQEKDQNVPHGTSENAVLSGGLCEAPLVFSFNFNDVFVWAVLQQRQQMALFLWQHGEEALARATVACKLYRSMAFKARQSSMDDHMAERFKAYSLEFGQLAVNVLDCAFRQNEKMAMKLLTSEMAAWSHFTSLQIAVSSCHRPLVSHSCTQTLLTDLWTGPLNMSKNSYLKIILSLLLPPAILLLDFKSKAEMCHVPQSHEAILFGRDTLKSGAAHDETDHVANQDAEHGLPSQERYLGSRSGILFPITLHGVSWITRLYEFYTAPVVKFWFHTMSYLAFLMVFSYTILVKMDDQPGVQEWLVILYILTTAVEKTREVLMSEPRKLSQKLKIWFSEYWNLSDFIAIVLFLFGFVMRWHADPFRTAGRIAYCLDIIFWFVRVMDLLAVNQHAGPYLTMITKMTSNMFFIVVMMAIVLLSFGVSRKAILSPDEDPSWSLTRDVVFQPYWMIYGEVYASEIDACDDGRPCAPASFLTAFLQAVYMFFQYIIMVNILIAFFNNIYFDMASTSNKLWKYNRYRYIMTYQDRPWLPPPLILLSHMAFGVRAIYKQLHGNAEGDERSSGLKLYLDHDDRKKLHEFEEKCVQAYLYEKNKDLHSSQKNRIRVTADRAEEMCTMVGEVSEKVSIIQDSLTEVDSQLGQLQDLSALAVDTLTLLSASDNLHQEEARLAQSRPIQTSQHVLPHSWTLHHRGGADYDVANMRRLMCKPCKSTPSSLIQGCPLRQAPQESHRGGSGIEGQMEEGEEEGSQLPETRHPRELCVGVSQTAPLATVLHLHGVGRHLSAFSDQTPYESRGPSRCGSLPSLKFTDRGLESPHVKLWSCDLHCEEIDMEEEEEEGNGNDDKKEQNEPAHEQLSNLEVSRPTSNVDLSEPENISEDFENSAFRQLDTQFICQNRPFAKSPRSAYRSRDYPHGYCRSLSSSVENMTFSGASPIPRGGSFPYLNEALNKQGAKRSFRDDTSLQCSRSREWSKSSDFTQVLNSERSPNRKTVKIQESSSENGTMHTFWSDACWKRWRRSKGEPACLSASTSLRQLNFEPLDLQKQVFSHQDVLSPTHSACNSRARSVSRRSSSQNGINAEGSSSFQSSDMLCPHYSAMERNNLMRLAHTIPFTPVSILGGEEVSIYCLEEVRSEANRESSTVSSWSSRGLSAMLQPLPSEEGSLDGGLRQGCRVLCTWAERDALIPGMVYIVKAFRPEVLSAWQKYFHGSTALQLCLREIQQQRAAHRMMQVFNQIKPASIKHSPKFLDVSLVLWHSNGQWLTIERNMSGNFRKYNNNTGEETTPSCPLEELLLAFSHWTYEYSCRELLVLDVQGVGEELTDPTVVMAEMHSGAVSEMLFGPDNLGDSAINAFLLKHSCGACCHTLGLTDFYNKSKQIIHDGSMEFLKALFKAASGHVQEQQLGRAHAGGGRTRR from the exons ATG TCACTTAAGTCGTGGATTGAGGAAACCTTCTCCAGGAGAGAATGTGTGAAGTTTATCCTCTCCTCCCGAGATCTTCACAG atgctttccagtaaatcAAGTATGTCAAAACCTGATCAG GTGCTGTTGTGGTCGTCTAATGGTGGAACACCTTCAGCAAGAGGCACCTGCCCCCACGGTCATCTTTCCAGTTCCTGAACAGGATGTGGCGGAGGACTGGTCCTTGGAGCTACACACTACAGCCAGTCCCACCGACGCCTACGGGACCATAGACTTTCAGGACAGTGCGACACGCGCGTGTCGGGCCAAG TTTGTGCGTTTGGCTGTGGACTCAAAGCCGGAGGCGCTGCTCCAGCTGATGCTGAAGGAGTGGCAGATGGAGAGACCCAAGCTCCTACTTACCGTCCATGGAGGATCTGAGAACTTCACCCTTCCTCCCAAAGTCAAACAAGCTTTCAGTAAAGGCCTGATCACTGCGGCCCGCAGTACAGGCGCATGGATACTTACTGACGGTATTAATACTG GTGTTTCCAAGTATGTGGGCGAGGCAGTGAAAACATTTGGGGGCCACAACCTGAGGAAGAGGAACACAATTGGGATCACACCTTGGGGAGTGATCGACAACAACGCAGACCTCATAGGAAGAGAT GTCTTCAAGCCTTACCAGCCACTGGGGAATCCTTTGCGCAAGAGGGCCTATCTTAACGGTTTCCACTCCCACTTTCTTCTGGTGGATGATGGAACGCTCGGAAAATACGGTTGCCAAGAAGGCCTCAGGAAGAAGTTGCAAAAACACATTCAACTGCTGAAGATCCACCCGC GACTGAAGCAAAGAGTGCCGAtggtgtgtgtggtggtggaaGGAGGCCCTGCCATTGTGTCCACAGTGCTGGACTACGTCAGCAATGACCCCCCCGTACCGGTGTTTGTGTTTGAGGGATCTGGAAGGGCTGCCGACCTGTTTGCCTTTTTACATAAGCACACTGATATTGACAG GCAATTAGATGCAGACATTAAACTGGACTTCCTCGCAAGGATTGGGGACGTGTTCGGAGTCGATCGAAAGGAAGCGTCTCGCCTTTGCGCTCTCCTCCTGGAGTGTATGGATCACAGACAATCT ATTACCATCTTTGATTCAGAGTCAGAAGAGCAGATGGCCCCGGATGCCGCCATTTTGACCACCATTCTCAAGG GCACAAAGGCCAGTGCTGCAGAGCAGCTGAGTATGACTCTCGCCTGGGACAGAGCTGACATTGCTCAGAAAAACGTTCTGGTCTTTGGACAACATTGGCAG GTGGGTTCATTGGAACAGGCCATGCTGGATGCTTTGGTGATGGACCGTGTCAGTTTTGTCAAACTGCTGATTGACAACGGCATGACAATGAGTCACTTCCTCACCGTGGATCGCTTGGTGGAACTTTATAACATg CCTCAGGGGCAGACTGACCATTTTCTTCATCACCTTGTTGAGGATGTGAAACAG acatCTTTAGCTCTCGGTTACCGACTGTCTCTCATTGACATGGGCTTGGTCATTGAGTACCTCATTGGAGGAGCATACTGCAGCACCTATACACGCAAACATTTCAGAACTGCCTATAACGGACTGCAGGAAAAG GACCAGAATGTGCCACACGGTACCAGTGAAAACGCTGTATTGAGTGGCGGTCTTTGCGAAGCGCCACTCGTCTTTTCTTTCAACTTTAACGACGTCTTCGTGTGGGCCGTGCTTCAGCAACGCCAGCAGATGGCTCTGTTCCTGTGGCAGCATGGTGAAGAGGCTCTTGCCCGGGCCACAGTGGCCTGCAAGCTTTACCGCTCCATGGCCTTCAAGGCACGACAAAGCAGCATGGATGACCACATGGCAGAACGCTTCAAAGCATATTcgct tGAATTTGGtcagctggcagtgaatgtctTGGACTGCGCTTTTCGTCAGAATGAGAAGATGGCAATGAAGCTGCTCACTTCTGAGATGGCGGCGTGGAGCCACTTCACCAGCCTGCAAATAGCAGTTTCTTCGTGTCACAGACCCTTGGTTTCGCACTCTTGTACGCAGACCCTCCTCACCGATCTCTGGACTGGCCCACTCAACATGAGCAAAAACTCATATCTAAAG ATCATTTTGAGCCTTCTTCTGCCTCCTGCCATTCTGCTCCTGGACTTCAAAAGTAAAGCCGAAATGTGTCACGTTCCCCAGTCTCATGAGGCAATTCTCTTTGGACGCGACACTCTTAAGTCAGGAGCAGCTCATGACGAAACTGATCACGTG GCTAACCAGGATGCAGAGCATGGACTTCCATCCCAGGAGCGATATCTTGGTTCTCGGTCTGGAATCCTTTTCCCAATCACTTTGCATGGTGTGTCCTGGATCACAAGACTCTATGAGTTCTACACAGCTCCTGTTGTTAAGTTCTGGTTCCATACA ATGTCATACCTCGCATTCCTAATGGTCTTCTCCTACACCATCTTAGTCAAGATGGATGATCAACCCGGTGTCCAGGAGTGGTTggtcattttatatattttgactACAGcggtggagaaaaccagagag GTTCTAATGTCAGAACCGAGAAAGCTGAGCCAGAAGCTGAAGATTTGGTTCTCGGAGTACTGGAACTTGTCCGACTTCATTGCCATCGTTCTCTTCCTGTTTGGTTTTGTGATGCGTTGGCATGCTGACCCATTCCGGACAGCCGGACGGATCGCTTACTGTCTAGATATTATATTTTGGTTTGTCAGGGTGATGGATCTGCTGGCTGTCAACCAACACGCCGGTCCCTACCTTACAATGATCACCAAAATG ACCTCGAACATGTTCTTTATCGTGGTCATGATGGCAATTGTACTGCTCAGTTTTGGGGTATCCAGGAAGGCCATCCTGTCACCAGACGAGGACCCGTCATGGAGTTTAACACGTGACGTCGTGTTCCAGCCTTACTGGATGATCTATGGAGAGGTCTACGCATCAGAGATAGATG CGTGTGATGACGGTCGTCCATGTGCTCCTGCTTCTTTTCTCACGGCATTCCTTCAAGCTGTCTATATGTTCTTCCAGTACATCATCATGGTCAACATTCTCATTGCTTTTTTTAA CAACATCTACTTCGATATGGCATCAACATCCAATAAGTTGTGGAAGTACAACCGCTATCGCTACATAATGACCTATCAGGACAGACCGTGGCTGCCTCCACCCCTGATTCTTCTCAGTCACATGGCCTTTGGTGTGAGAGCCATTTACAAGCAACTTCATGGAAATGCTGAGGGAGATGAAAGAAGCTCTGGACTTA agcTCTACTTAGACCACGACGACCGCAAGAAGCTCCATGAATTTGAGGAGAAATGTGTACAGGCCTACCTCTATGAGAAGAATAAAGATCTCCACAGCAGTCAGAAGAACAGGATCCGCGTCACGGCTGACAG AGCAGAGGAGATGTGCACGATGGTGGGCGAAGTCTCCGAGAAGGTCAGCATCATTCAGGACAGCCTTACCGAGGTGGACTCGCAGCTGGGTCAACTTCAGGACCTCTCGGCGCTGGCTGTGGACACACTGACCCTGCTCTCGGCCTCTGACAACCTACATCAAGAGGAGGCTCGCCTGGCTCAGTCCCGACCGATCCAAACATCTCAACACGTCCTCCCTCACAGCTGGACTCTGCACCACAGAGGCGGCGCCGACTATGATGTGGCCAATATGAGACGACTGATGTGCAAGCCTTGTAAAAGTACTCCATCGTCGTTGATCCAAGGCTGCCCTCTTAGACAAGCGCCGCAGGAGTCCCACCGGGGTGGCAGCGGGATAGAAGGACAGATGGAGGAGGGCGAAGAAGAG ggATCACAGTTGCCTGAAACACGCCATCCTCGTGAGTTGTGTGTGGGCGTTTCTCAAACTGCACCGCTCGCTACAGTTTTGCACCTTCATGGAGTTGGAAGGCATCTGAGTGCTTTCAGTGATCAGACACCTTATGAGTCACGTGGACCATCCCGCTGTGGGTCTCTGCCTTCTCTCAAGTTTACTGACAGAGGACTAGAGTCACCACATGTTAAACTGTGGAGCTGTGACCTACACTGTGAGGAAATTGAcatggaagaggaggaagaagaaggcaatggaaatgatgacaaaaaagaaCAGAACGAGCCAGCGCATGAACAGCTCTCCAATTTGGAAGTATCGAGACCTACTAGCAATGTTGACCTTTCTGAGCCTGAAAACATCTCAGAGGATTTTGAAAATTCGGCCTTCCGCCAACTAGATACCCAATTTATTTGCCAAAACAGACCTTTTGCAAAATCTCCAAGGTCAGCCTATCGGTCCAGAGACTACCCTCATGGCTACTGCAGATCGCTGTCATCCAGTGTGGAGAATATGACTTTCTCTGGGGCATCCCCGATTCCACGGGGGGGATCGTTTCCCTACCTTAACGAAGCACTGAACAAGCAAGGCGCTAAAAGAAGTTTCAGAGACGACACATCGTTGCAATGTAGCAGGAGCAGAG AGTGGTCCAAGTCATCTGACTTCACGCAAGTCTTGAACAGCGAAAGAAGCCCAAATAGGAAGACTGTCAAAATACAAGAAAGCAGCTCAGAGAAT GGAACCATGCACACATTTTGGTCTGACGCTTGCTGGAAAAGATGGCGACGGTCGAAAGGAGAACCTGCATGTTTGTCAGCTTCGACAAGCCTCCGCCAACTTA attttgagCCCCTGGATTTGCAGAAGCAAGTTTTTTCTCATCAG GATGTTTTGAGCCCCACTCACTCAGCATGCAACAGCCGGGCGAGATCAGTGAGCCGCAGATCTTC GTCGCAGAATGGTATTAATGCTGAAG GTAGTTCCTCATTCCAGTCCTCAGATATGTTGTGTCCACATTATTCAG CCATGGAAAGAAACAATCTGATGAGACTGGCTCACACCATCCCTTTTACTCCTGTTTCCATTCTAG GCGGTGAAGAGGTGAGCATTTACTGTTTGGAGGAAGTTCGGTCAGAGGCCAACCGTGAGTCCAGCACAGTCTCTTCGTGGTCTTCGCGAGGCCTGTCCGCAATGCTTCAGCCGCTCCCGAGTGAAGAGGGATCGCTGGATGGGGGTCTGCGGCAGGGCTGCAGGGTGCTCTGCACCTGGGCCGAACGGGATGCGCTCATACCTGGGATGGTGTACATTGTCAAAGCCTTCAGACCGGAGGTGCTGTCTGCCTGGCAGAAGTACTTTCACGGCAGCACAGCGCTGCAGCTATGTTTGAGG GAGATCCAGCAGCAGAGGGCAGCACACAGGATGATGCAAGTTTTTAACCAGATCAAACCTGCCAGCATTAAACACTCCCCAAA ATTTCTGGACGTATCATTGGTCCTTTGGCATTCGAATGGCCAGTGGCTGACAATCGAAAGGAACATGTCTGGCAACTTCCgaaagtacaacaacaacacaggagAGGAGACCACACCTTCCTGTCCACTGGAAGAGCTACTCCTAGCGTTCTCCCACTGGACCTATGAGTACTCGTGCCGAGAACTGCTGGTGCTTGACGTACAAG GAGTAGGCGAGGAGCTGACGGATCCAACAGTCGTTATGGCAGAAATGCACAG TGGCGCCGTGAGCGAGATGCTGTTTGGTCCTGACAACCTAGGAGATTCTGCCATCAATGCTTTCCTGCTAAAACACTCCTGCGGCGCTTGCTGCCACACATTGGGCCTCACAG ATTTCtataacaaatcaaaacaaattattCATGATGGAAGCATGGAGTTCCTCAAAGCCCT CTTTAAGGCGGCATCTGGACACGTGCAAGAGCAGCAGTTGGGCAGAGCCCACGCCGGGGGCGGCAGAACGAGAAGATGA
- the trpm6 gene encoding transient receptor potential cation channel subfamily M member 6 isoform X11 translates to MDHRQSITIFDSESEEQMAPDAAILTTILKGTKASAAEQLSMTLAWDRADIAQKNVLVFGQHWQVGSLEQAMLDALVMDRVSFVKLLIDNGMTMSHFLTVDRLVELYNMPQGQTDHFLHHLVEDVKQTSLALGYRLSLIDMGLVIEYLIGGAYCSTYTRKHFRTAYNGLQEKKGRCVSTPSLSKQKMGTIPNSQRNFFRTAQPYKRKDQNVPHGTSENAVLSGGLCEAPLVFSFNFNDVFVWAVLQQRQQMALFLWQHGEEALARATVACKLYRSMAFKARQSSMDDHMAERFKAYSLEFGQLAVNVLDCAFRQNEKMAMKLLTSEMAAWSHFTSLQIAVSSCHRPLVSHSCTQTLLTDLWTGPLNMSKNSYLKIILSLLLPPAILLLDFKSKAEMCHVPQSHEAILFGRDTLKSGAAHDETDHVANQDAEHGLPSQERYLGSRSGILFPITLHGVSWITRLYEFYTAPVVKFWFHTMSYLAFLMVFSYTILVKMDDQPGVQEWLVILYILTTAVEKTREVLMSEPRKLSQKLKIWFSEYWNLSDFIAIVLFLFGFVMRWHADPFRTAGRIAYCLDIIFWFVRVMDLLAVNQHAGPYLTMITKMTSNMFFIVVMMAIVLLSFGVSRKAILSPDEDPSWSLTRDVVFQPYWMIYGEVYASEIDACDDGRPCAPASFLTAFLQAVYMFFQYIIMVNILIAFFNNIYFDMASTSNKLWKYNRYRYIMTYQDRPWLPPPLILLSHMAFGVRAIYKQLHGNAEGDERSSGLKLYLDHDDRKKLHEFEEKCVQAYLYEKNKDLHSSQKNRIRVTADRAEEMCTMVGEVSEKVSIIQDSLTEVDSQLGQLQDLSALAVDTLTLLSASDNLHQEEARLAQSRPIQTSQHVLPHSWTLHHRGGADYDVANMRRLMCKPCKSTPSSLIQGCPLRQAPQESHRGGSGIEGQMEEGEEEGSQLPETRHPRELCVGVSQTAPLATVLHLHGVGRHLSAFSDQTPYESRGPSRCGSLPSLKFTDRGLESPHVKLWSCDLHCEEIDMEEEEEEGNGNDDKKEQNEPAHEQLSNLEVSRPTSNVDLSEPENISEDFENSAFRQLDTQFICQNRPFAKSPRSAYRSRDYPHGYCRSLSSSVENMTFSGASPIPRGGSFPYLNEALNKQGAKRSFRDDTSLQCSRSREWSKSSDFTQVLNSERSPNRKTVKIQESSSENGTMHTFWSDACWKRWRRSKGEPACLSASTSLRQLNFEPLDLQKQVFSHQDVLSPTHSACNSRARSVSRRSSSQNGINAEGSSSFQSSDMLCPHYSAMERNNLMRLAHTIPFTPVSILGGEEVSIYCLEEVRSEANRESSTVSSWSSRGLSAMLQPLPSEEGSLDGGLRQGCRVLCTWAERDALIPGMVYIVKAFRPEVLSAWQKYFHGSTALQLCLREIQQQRAAHRMMQVFNQIKPASIKHSPKFLDVSLVLWHSNGQWLTIERNMSGNFRKYNNNTGEETTPSCPLEELLLAFSHWTYEYSCRELLVLDVQGVGEELTDPTVVMAEMHSGAVSEMLFGPDNLGDSAINAFLLKHSCGACCHTLGLTDFYNKSKQIIHDGSMEFLKALFKAASGHVQEQQLGRAHAGGGRTRR, encoded by the exons ATGGATCACAGACAATCT ATTACCATCTTTGATTCAGAGTCAGAAGAGCAGATGGCCCCGGATGCCGCCATTTTGACCACCATTCTCAAGG GCACAAAGGCCAGTGCTGCAGAGCAGCTGAGTATGACTCTCGCCTGGGACAGAGCTGACATTGCTCAGAAAAACGTTCTGGTCTTTGGACAACATTGGCAG GTGGGTTCATTGGAACAGGCCATGCTGGATGCTTTGGTGATGGACCGTGTCAGTTTTGTCAAACTGCTGATTGACAACGGCATGACAATGAGTCACTTCCTCACCGTGGATCGCTTGGTGGAACTTTATAACATg CCTCAGGGGCAGACTGACCATTTTCTTCATCACCTTGTTGAGGATGTGAAACAG acatCTTTAGCTCTCGGTTACCGACTGTCTCTCATTGACATGGGCTTGGTCATTGAGTACCTCATTGGAGGAGCATACTGCAGCACCTATACACGCAAACATTTCAGAACTGCCTATAACGGACTGCAGGAAAAG AAAGGGAGATGTGTCAGTACACCTTCCTTGTCCAAACAAAAAATGGGAACGATACCAAATTCCCAAAGGAATTTCTTTCGAACTGCTCAGCCTTACAAACGCAAG GACCAGAATGTGCCACACGGTACCAGTGAAAACGCTGTATTGAGTGGCGGTCTTTGCGAAGCGCCACTCGTCTTTTCTTTCAACTTTAACGACGTCTTCGTGTGGGCCGTGCTTCAGCAACGCCAGCAGATGGCTCTGTTCCTGTGGCAGCATGGTGAAGAGGCTCTTGCCCGGGCCACAGTGGCCTGCAAGCTTTACCGCTCCATGGCCTTCAAGGCACGACAAAGCAGCATGGATGACCACATGGCAGAACGCTTCAAAGCATATTcgct tGAATTTGGtcagctggcagtgaatgtctTGGACTGCGCTTTTCGTCAGAATGAGAAGATGGCAATGAAGCTGCTCACTTCTGAGATGGCGGCGTGGAGCCACTTCACCAGCCTGCAAATAGCAGTTTCTTCGTGTCACAGACCCTTGGTTTCGCACTCTTGTACGCAGACCCTCCTCACCGATCTCTGGACTGGCCCACTCAACATGAGCAAAAACTCATATCTAAAG ATCATTTTGAGCCTTCTTCTGCCTCCTGCCATTCTGCTCCTGGACTTCAAAAGTAAAGCCGAAATGTGTCACGTTCCCCAGTCTCATGAGGCAATTCTCTTTGGACGCGACACTCTTAAGTCAGGAGCAGCTCATGACGAAACTGATCACGTG GCTAACCAGGATGCAGAGCATGGACTTCCATCCCAGGAGCGATATCTTGGTTCTCGGTCTGGAATCCTTTTCCCAATCACTTTGCATGGTGTGTCCTGGATCACAAGACTCTATGAGTTCTACACAGCTCCTGTTGTTAAGTTCTGGTTCCATACA ATGTCATACCTCGCATTCCTAATGGTCTTCTCCTACACCATCTTAGTCAAGATGGATGATCAACCCGGTGTCCAGGAGTGGTTggtcattttatatattttgactACAGcggtggagaaaaccagagag GTTCTAATGTCAGAACCGAGAAAGCTGAGCCAGAAGCTGAAGATTTGGTTCTCGGAGTACTGGAACTTGTCCGACTTCATTGCCATCGTTCTCTTCCTGTTTGGTTTTGTGATGCGTTGGCATGCTGACCCATTCCGGACAGCCGGACGGATCGCTTACTGTCTAGATATTATATTTTGGTTTGTCAGGGTGATGGATCTGCTGGCTGTCAACCAACACGCCGGTCCCTACCTTACAATGATCACCAAAATG ACCTCGAACATGTTCTTTATCGTGGTCATGATGGCAATTGTACTGCTCAGTTTTGGGGTATCCAGGAAGGCCATCCTGTCACCAGACGAGGACCCGTCATGGAGTTTAACACGTGACGTCGTGTTCCAGCCTTACTGGATGATCTATGGAGAGGTCTACGCATCAGAGATAGATG CGTGTGATGACGGTCGTCCATGTGCTCCTGCTTCTTTTCTCACGGCATTCCTTCAAGCTGTCTATATGTTCTTCCAGTACATCATCATGGTCAACATTCTCATTGCTTTTTTTAA CAACATCTACTTCGATATGGCATCAACATCCAATAAGTTGTGGAAGTACAACCGCTATCGCTACATAATGACCTATCAGGACAGACCGTGGCTGCCTCCACCCCTGATTCTTCTCAGTCACATGGCCTTTGGTGTGAGAGCCATTTACAAGCAACTTCATGGAAATGCTGAGGGAGATGAAAGAAGCTCTGGACTTA agcTCTACTTAGACCACGACGACCGCAAGAAGCTCCATGAATTTGAGGAGAAATGTGTACAGGCCTACCTCTATGAGAAGAATAAAGATCTCCACAGCAGTCAGAAGAACAGGATCCGCGTCACGGCTGACAG AGCAGAGGAGATGTGCACGATGGTGGGCGAAGTCTCCGAGAAGGTCAGCATCATTCAGGACAGCCTTACCGAGGTGGACTCGCAGCTGGGTCAACTTCAGGACCTCTCGGCGCTGGCTGTGGACACACTGACCCTGCTCTCGGCCTCTGACAACCTACATCAAGAGGAGGCTCGCCTGGCTCAGTCCCGACCGATCCAAACATCTCAACACGTCCTCCCTCACAGCTGGACTCTGCACCACAGAGGCGGCGCCGACTATGATGTGGCCAATATGAGACGACTGATGTGCAAGCCTTGTAAAAGTACTCCATCGTCGTTGATCCAAGGCTGCCCTCTTAGACAAGCGCCGCAGGAGTCCCACCGGGGTGGCAGCGGGATAGAAGGACAGATGGAGGAGGGCGAAGAAGAG ggATCACAGTTGCCTGAAACACGCCATCCTCGTGAGTTGTGTGTGGGCGTTTCTCAAACTGCACCGCTCGCTACAGTTTTGCACCTTCATGGAGTTGGAAGGCATCTGAGTGCTTTCAGTGATCAGACACCTTATGAGTCACGTGGACCATCCCGCTGTGGGTCTCTGCCTTCTCTCAAGTTTACTGACAGAGGACTAGAGTCACCACATGTTAAACTGTGGAGCTGTGACCTACACTGTGAGGAAATTGAcatggaagaggaggaagaagaaggcaatggaaatgatgacaaaaaagaaCAGAACGAGCCAGCGCATGAACAGCTCTCCAATTTGGAAGTATCGAGACCTACTAGCAATGTTGACCTTTCTGAGCCTGAAAACATCTCAGAGGATTTTGAAAATTCGGCCTTCCGCCAACTAGATACCCAATTTATTTGCCAAAACAGACCTTTTGCAAAATCTCCAAGGTCAGCCTATCGGTCCAGAGACTACCCTCATGGCTACTGCAGATCGCTGTCATCCAGTGTGGAGAATATGACTTTCTCTGGGGCATCCCCGATTCCACGGGGGGGATCGTTTCCCTACCTTAACGAAGCACTGAACAAGCAAGGCGCTAAAAGAAGTTTCAGAGACGACACATCGTTGCAATGTAGCAGGAGCAGAG AGTGGTCCAAGTCATCTGACTTCACGCAAGTCTTGAACAGCGAAAGAAGCCCAAATAGGAAGACTGTCAAAATACAAGAAAGCAGCTCAGAGAAT GGAACCATGCACACATTTTGGTCTGACGCTTGCTGGAAAAGATGGCGACGGTCGAAAGGAGAACCTGCATGTTTGTCAGCTTCGACAAGCCTCCGCCAACTTA attttgagCCCCTGGATTTGCAGAAGCAAGTTTTTTCTCATCAG GATGTTTTGAGCCCCACTCACTCAGCATGCAACAGCCGGGCGAGATCAGTGAGCCGCAGATCTTC GTCGCAGAATGGTATTAATGCTGAAG GTAGTTCCTCATTCCAGTCCTCAGATATGTTGTGTCCACATTATTCAG CCATGGAAAGAAACAATCTGATGAGACTGGCTCACACCATCCCTTTTACTCCTGTTTCCATTCTAG GCGGTGAAGAGGTGAGCATTTACTGTTTGGAGGAAGTTCGGTCAGAGGCCAACCGTGAGTCCAGCACAGTCTCTTCGTGGTCTTCGCGAGGCCTGTCCGCAATGCTTCAGCCGCTCCCGAGTGAAGAGGGATCGCTGGATGGGGGTCTGCGGCAGGGCTGCAGGGTGCTCTGCACCTGGGCCGAACGGGATGCGCTCATACCTGGGATGGTGTACATTGTCAAAGCCTTCAGACCGGAGGTGCTGTCTGCCTGGCAGAAGTACTTTCACGGCAGCACAGCGCTGCAGCTATGTTTGAGG GAGATCCAGCAGCAGAGGGCAGCACACAGGATGATGCAAGTTTTTAACCAGATCAAACCTGCCAGCATTAAACACTCCCCAAA ATTTCTGGACGTATCATTGGTCCTTTGGCATTCGAATGGCCAGTGGCTGACAATCGAAAGGAACATGTCTGGCAACTTCCgaaagtacaacaacaacacaggagAGGAGACCACACCTTCCTGTCCACTGGAAGAGCTACTCCTAGCGTTCTCCCACTGGACCTATGAGTACTCGTGCCGAGAACTGCTGGTGCTTGACGTACAAG GAGTAGGCGAGGAGCTGACGGATCCAACAGTCGTTATGGCAGAAATGCACAG TGGCGCCGTGAGCGAGATGCTGTTTGGTCCTGACAACCTAGGAGATTCTGCCATCAATGCTTTCCTGCTAAAACACTCCTGCGGCGCTTGCTGCCACACATTGGGCCTCACAG ATTTCtataacaaatcaaaacaaattattCATGATGGAAGCATGGAGTTCCTCAAAGCCCT CTTTAAGGCGGCATCTGGACACGTGCAAGAGCAGCAGTTGGGCAGAGCCCACGCCGGGGGCGGCAGAACGAGAAGATGA